Below is a genomic region from Sphaeramia orbicularis chromosome 6, fSphaOr1.1, whole genome shotgun sequence.
ttatgttcagttaatgaaatattttgttgaaaacgTCTGTTTTGATccaacaacctttgaatttactctgagcttctatgaacatctacatgatcagtgaattacatacaaaaaaatacttgatttacaatggaaaaatgcaaaatccaggagataatattacaataaatggtgataaatcacttgggaaagacaaaaaaatcatttggaagttgtgacaaaaatagttgtgggtctttaagggttaaacagtacaTTTAAACATCTGTACTTACTGTATGCTTTCTTGTTTCTTTCATTGTTAGCTGGTTTTAGCCCTGCAGAGATTCAGCAGATATGGAAGGAGCTCATAAATGGAATAACTGAAGACAAAGCTACAATAAAGGGTAGTAAAGATTCTGCTGCGGTCAACATAGTGTCACCAAAAGTCACAGGGAAACAGACCAGTGACCAACAGTCTCTGTCTCCTGGCAGAGCAGAAAGGTATTATCTGTCAGTTCAAGTCGTAAACACATTCGGAGAACTCAGATTATGCTGCCTTGGTGTGCACATCAAAGAGATGTCATGtgtaaacttttgtttttaatctcagatgggtaggtttttgtttttgcagagaCACTTCATTTTAATTCCCCTTGGGAcggatatgttttgttttgtttgtttgctttgtgcTTCACCACctgaagtgaaaaagaaaaagaaaagcaaaagttTACGTGACTACATGTCCCAAAATCAAAAGTAAACAGttttccatttatttttcagagctcCCCTCCACCCCTTGGTGTCATTTCCTGCTGCCTAAAAAAGAAAACTCTCTTATATCTAGTTTATTGCTGTTTTGCTCCTGTTTTGTCTGTGATACTGTGGGTTTTTAATGATGACAGAACATTTCCTCTTCTCCACCTCCTTGTCTAGTGTTGTTAAAGTTGATCGAGACGCCACACACCTCCTCTACAGTCATGGTTTGTGTAACTGGCCTGGATGTGACTCAGTCTGTGAAAACTTCAGCCAGTTTATCAAGTAGGTTACATCTCATTCCTCATCTATTTACATTGaagtatttaatttcattttgattCTGTTGttgtgtatatattatattatattatattatattatattatattatattgtattatattatgagACATCACAAGTACAGCTGTTAGGCATTCCCACTCTCATTAAATAGAAATATTAtcatcataaaaaattttcatgtcagttATCAATAGTTGTCACGATAAATTTCCAATCAGTATTCTTTAaggttaaaggctgatttttttttctttatttatttctttatggtCAGGTAGAACATAGAGATTGAACACGTAAAACAATTatgattgaaaaacactgagtaaaatgaaatcaaagcaaactgaagcaatttgTGAAGAAGACAATGAATAATAAAGATGGAACAAAATGtataatgcaatgatatttatcacagtaCAAAGTAAAAATGTGTTGGCCAGCCCTTTATTAGctatgaaacacctgaattcaacatgcccCAATGCTTTTGTCCAGATAGTGTGTATTATTGTCAAGGCATTTTTCCACTAAACTAAAAATAACCGTGTTATCTTGAAAAGTAGCATCACAGAGCTAGTGtcgaagaaagagaaagaaagatctCATTTATCAACACTTCTGGAGTTACGTTTGTTAAAGATTAACTAAATTAaactttagttttacttttttacactaaaagagaaaaattggagttgtcattatttataggttattatgtaattatttttactggttcagtccacttgaaatcatatttatctgtatgtgggacctgaactaatatgatttTGACAtgagtgattgttaatatcttcagtgtaatttttggatttcacaaattcacccatTTGGCGGGCTTTAACTTTAATTATATTATGGCAACATCGGAAATGAACTAAAAAGTATGATTGAGTGGATGATTCACTTCCTTTTTATTGGGTGCATCTACAGCTGCAGAGGCAAGCTCTTAGTGCACAGAGCGCCCTCAATGGTGAGTAGTTCAGGAGTGAAGTATTAATGTGTGTGCTTTTCAGACACATAGATACTGAACACACTCTGGATGACAGAAGTACAGCCCAGTGCAGAGTCCAAAAGCAGGTGGTGCAGCAACTGGAACTTCAGGTAGGCCAATGTCCTGTAAAGACATTGGAAAAGTTAGTACAGTTACTTAAAGAAGAGATATTTGAGAGATGATATTAATGCagatgtcagccaacacagtctCCTTGTTTGGTTTTAGCAGGAAATTGCACTTTGCAAAAGTATTTGTGGTTCACAGCTTTCAATTTCTATGAGCGTCTCACTCCCTTCATCTGCTTTAACAGCTGTGCAAAGAACGTGAGCGTCTGCGAGCGATGATGGCTCACCTGCATTTGCCATCTTTAGAAGCTCAGACGCTGCCTTCACAACGGAATCTACAGTCGCCACAATCTGATACAGCTGCTGACCCACGTAGCCTACAGGTAGATTGTATTCAGTAATAGTTGTGTGGACGACAGAGACAAAGCAAATGAGCCATGAACTGAAGCGTGTTTGAGCTACATAAGCAAAACTCCTCACAatatgaagaagaagaataaaaacatcaCCTATCTGACTGCAGCTGGCAGTGTTGGTATGTGCTGATGATGATACTGCCAAGGCTGTAATTGGAGTTTAGCACTATGACCTGTCAAACATTTACAGTCGGATGAGTTGCAGAAATAAGGAAGCACTCAGTGAAAAAACAAGAAACATAGTTATGGTGACACACCTACAGAAGATGACGGTCAGAAACATTTGAACTTGCTCAGAGAAATATGTCAGATTGGATCAAAAGAGTTTTTCTTGAAAAGTTTTACTATTATGCACCTTTTTTATCACTCTGTGCAGGGTTCCCGCAGggacttaaaaagtcttaaatttacaaatctgcatttaataccttaaaaaagtctttaaaaggtatgaaATTTGATATGccaggtcttaagttatgtcgccataaatgtgtttaaatgtgtcttggaaatgtccaagctgcaaagaaagttacGTTAGTCTACCcggttccacccattccaacctgacaatttatattgaaattaggaaccaattatcgataactttgcagcccccagtgagaaatgactcagaatggtgagaatcaaggcgttggagtaaataaatacattttcgtaaattctaggagtcacaaatttttccagtatggctgtgaaatgggcattaaattctgtcctATGTAGTCTTAAAcaggttttaaaaagtcttaaatataacttgcagaaacctgtaggaacccggTCTATGGAGACCATCAGGTGCATCCTTAGTTCTCTTCTTTGGAACACAGCTGTTGGTACCAGATGGCTGCCATTGTTTTTCCAGACTGCAGATATACTCTGATAACACAGAAGCTAATCACTTGTTAATCTTGCAAATATTGCACCATAATCACAACACTCACCAAACAATTTCACCCTCTAATTAATAATAATTGGCTTCCTTCTTCTTGTGATATTAGTGGAATCACCTCTGAAGAGCCGCGTCGAATCATTCTGTTCCACTCTTTTAAAGATCTCCTTCTATGATTTGTTTCTCTGTCAGTCTTCTCACTCCACAAATTCCTTTGTTAACCTTAGTCATCTCCCGGTGTCGACCTTAGCTCAGCTCCGTCGCCAGCACCCCCAACTTTACTTCAGTGAGTCCGTCAGATTCACCCCAGATGTCCCCCCACCCTCTGGGGTCTGGCGGCGCTCCGTCGCAGGGCTGCGAGGAAGAACCAGCCACTCATATGTCATGTGCTGGGGCTGTGAGACGCCGTCACCACCACTTGGTCTACCCTCTGTCCTCAGGTAAGAGAACTGCTGTCACAACTCTGATTGCATTATTTTACACCAGGACTTTCAGCTGCTTGAATGCAcagttttatttttgattttcttttgtttttaatttcagaaaatgaatatgaGCTTTACAAGAACACCGATATCAGACCACCTTTCACCTATGCAACGCTGATAAGACAGGTATATTTTTGGAATAATAAAGCACACTTGAGTAACTCAACTTTAAATACTACCTCCTTAAATACCATACAAACCTAATATTGGCCTAAGACAtttccacagtactgtatatCAATACTGATGTCTGTGTGATATTCAAAGGATCTATAACATATTtgttaaaatactaaaaataatattctctttatcacatttttttgcagAACTTTGTAGATTAATTATAAAATGTGTAATGTTTTACAGGGAAAATCATTCATAGAGGGAATATAGGGCTATTCATAAGTTGCAGTCCTATATTTATACTATTTTATATTCTATATTTGTAAGCCAGACAATTATTGgattttattctaaaaaaaaaaaaaattcataaggtTTATTTACAGTCTTCAGAATAATTACAAACATGACTGGGACATCAGAATGTGTAGCTTTTCCACTTTTGAAAGGAAACCTGTGAGGGATGTAATTTGATATTATACGATACTAATGTCTGTTTTCTCTCTGTCTAAAGGCTATTATGGAAGCATCAGACATGCAACTAACACTCAACGAGATATACAATTGGTTCACACGGACGTTCGCTTATTTCAGGCGTAACGCTGCCACTTGGAAGGTATCATCACCCCCTGCAGATAATTATCTCTGTGATCTCCGTGTATGTCCTATTTGATTTATGCAGTGTGTATTCAGTAATATTCCCTTCACTCTGATTTTCTCTGGATCAAGAATGCCGTTCGCCACAACCTGAGCCTGCACAAGTGCTTTGTGCGTGTGGAGAATGTGAAAGGCGCCGTGTGGACGGTGGACGAGGTGGAATACCAGAGGAGGAGATCGCAGAAGATCACAGGGTACAGTAGATGGAAAAACCTGCTGTTCATCACAGCGGTTGGACCTGGGAGTCAACATTTAATGACACTTGAGATTGAAGGCTGATACTATTACCTTCACGGAAAGggctcaagaaaaaatattaaagcAGAAAAACACAATATCTGTCTAGATATACAGGTCCTGGATTTAACGTCATGACAGAATCTATGCAATGTAACTTGTATACATACATGTGTTTACATTTATATATTCAATTTTAATCTACCTTTCATCAAATTAATACTTTCTTGAATTTATTAGGAAATTTCAAGAGATTCTTATGTAGATTTTGGATTTAATAAACTAAATTAGGATTAAAAAATACAGGATCTTAAGTATTTATTTGTGTCCAGTTCACCAGAGACAAAAGACTGTATTTTAAGTATCGTATGTATCATTTAAGTATCATACATAAAGCAAACAAATATAACCATATGTATACTAGTGTCATTTAAGGCTGGATGACATGCCCAAAAAATTGTAGAATCATAATAAATTTAATCAGAAtcataataaatgtcaaaatCATTATTTCTGTCCAAAAAGGAAAGAAACAATGAAAGGCAGATTTTTGGGACTGAGTGAAAGTTAAAGGAAGAAGATGATTAAGATAATTATCTgatattgtcattttattttgttaattttctcatTCATCTCATTTTCCTTAATAGAAAATGAGAGGAATCTGAATTCTTGTTCACCAAGAGGTGGTTTTAAAGTCTTCACAGTCACAACATGACAAACAGTattgttaataaaataaaattaatacatCTATTACCATAATGACAAAACCAGAATATACAAAAGGTAAAAGTGAGTAAAATGGCAAAGAGAAATATTTTGTCTTATTTAATATTGTGAATAAATACAacctatatatataaatatataaatatataaatgtgtatatatatatatatatatgtatatatatatatatatatatatatatatatatatatatatatatatatatacagggtgaggaagcaaaatttacaatattttgaggcagggattgaaagacagtgtatgaccaattagtttattgaaagtcatgagaatttatttgccacaagaaaattttcataacagaaaatgtttttattctatgtgtcctccttctttctcaataactgccttcacacgcttcctgaaacatgcgcaagtgttcctcaaatattcgggtgacaacttcttccattcttctttaatagtatcttccagactttctcgtaatagttttgctcatagtcattctcttctttacattataaacagtctttatggacactccaactatttttgaaatctcctttggtgtgacgagtgcattcagcaaatcacacactttttgacgtttgctttcctgattactcatgggcaaaagtttctgaaaaggtatggataatagtgttaggtatgattatgacatcaatatatgtttggtttcaaaacaattgacgtagtgcctgctgagaaaaaacaactaaatgttcattgtaaattttgcttccccaccctgtatattattaaaGTGAGATAATTATAGCTGCTAAACTTGAAGAAAAAATATCGGTCAGAATATTCTCCCTGCAACATGAAACATACTGTTCACAAATGACTCTTAGTTGTCAAACATcagtaaattatttatatgtatgaaTGCAGTGagtatggcagtgtttttcaaccttggggtcgggaccccatgtggggtcgcctggaatttaaatggggtcacctgaaatttttagtaattgattaaaaaaaaacaaaaaaaaaacaaacaaacttactaataaaaaatatatggtgagttgagagagacaatcacaatacataaaagacatgacaaactctgaaactgaaactgaagcactgtggtactgtttatctgtcaaatgttcattgtttcagtgtttaaaatgctgcagctctttcattattcatagtttgagttattgtttgttcagtgttaattgtcagccttgtaaatacaagctggactgactgtacatatcctgaccaaggaatatAGTaaggtatagtatagtatagtatagtatagtatagtataacaaactattacatgatcaaaaacaaattaatttcagccaaaaaaaaagtctccgttctgaatgtttggggttgccagaaatttatgatgttaaaatggggtcacgagccaagaaggttgggaaccactagagTATGGAAACTATTTCAGAACTTTTCCTGATCATTCCACTGTTATTTGTCGTTGTAATCAGCCTCGTCTCATAGTAGTGCTGTGTTTCATAGAATGTATAGAAGATACTGAACAGATGAATTACACATGGATTGTGATGTTTGTATAATTCTGTACTATGATTATTCTGCAGCAGCCCATCGCTGATGAAAACCGTGTCCTCCAACCTTAGTTTTGGGCCCACTCTTAACACCAGCTTACAGGTGAGAGAACGTCTGTGCACCTTTTAGCGAGCTGCAGCACGACAGAAATCAGATCTGGTTGAGTTCACGGTTTCATTCTTATGTTGTCTGTAGACGGCGCTGGCTGAGGCGTCACTGCCAGGATTCAAGACAGGATGTTTAGGCAGAAACTCCAGTCAGACCCAAGAGGACAGACCAGCAGACGGCCCAGACCCCACGCCCCAAGTCCACCAGTGAGATCCAATGATATGAGTTCAGAGGATTGGTTAAACAGCTGATGTCAAACGATGCCAAAAATAACAGAAACGTCTTTGTTTTTCACTTCTTTCAGTTTTCACCTCCTTAAAAACAAAGCCCTGAATCCGAATGACCAAGAATCTCTGATGTCAAACGGAAAACCGCAGCAAAAGACGACTGAAAACGACGAGGAATTGTTCGATCTTGAATGACATTTGTGTAGAAGAGTTAAATAAATGTTGAATATTCAGGCACATAGAGCACCATTGACACATTTAGGATTAAATTcatctcagttttctgtgttgaaatctgcaccaaaaaaagAACGATTATCAAATGCACTGTAAAATTCATTTCAGATGTTTAATTCATTACCACACAGGTGCCAAtcatgcagcccgtgggccaaaaccagcccgccaaagggttcagtgttgtcccatgggatgaatttgtgaaatccaaaaattacaccgacaatattaacaatcagtcaaaatcattttaattcaggttccataaacagaccaatttgatctcaagtgggtcagaccagtaaaatactatcataataacatataaataacgatAACTCCAAATActctctttttttagtgtaaaaaagtaaagttacatgaaaatatttcctttaacaaactatcctctcacaaaaaatgtgaataacctgaacaaataaaatAGAGTAAGTGAAActggaacaatattctgcctgttattaagtgttttgtgtattttagatccactgtgatctgttcgttgtaatgtacatgtgtcaaaggtaaaccaaggcataatattgttcaaattgcacttatttttcttaagaaatttcatattgttcatgtaACTcacattttaaggaaactttgtaaatgtaaatgtttttataatgtaattttacctttttcactgttattattttcctggtctggcccggtttagatcatattgggctgaatgtggaactgaactaatatgagtttgaccccccctgcATTACCAGGTTCATGTGTTTATGAAAAAATAACGGTTTCGTTTTGTGTCAGTTTGCAAAATATCACTTCATCTGGACTTCAGCCTTAAATCCCATGAGGTGGAGTATTATGTCACATCTGCTTTTTCTATTAGCCTTTCaagtttttaatacatttttttacataaaacatatcAAATAGATGATTAAATGATCAACAATTATTACGCTTGTGCATGAAATTTCACACTTTTAATATGTTAATACTTTTTAGGCCTTGATAAGAATTTTATTTTGACCTGTTAAGACAGTTTTTAGGGACACTGTGCATAGATCAAATCAGTcttttaaataaatgtatgtatgttccAAGGCCAAAGCAAATAATTTACTGCTCATGTGAAATAATATCATGtctgtaataaatgttttgtgtgtttattgtgatgTGCAGCTCAAAGGAAGTGTAAAGGTGTACAGCCGCGTGATGTTTTTTAGTGACCTTTGTCTATATATTGGAAAACATTTTGTGATGTGCGTCCTCTGTTGTATTTGTACATAGAAAtgtcttgtaatattttttttatcacattgctGATGAGTTTTATTCACAATTCCATAACTACCATgtcatggtttgtttgtttagtttttgtttctgTGTAACTTACATTACAGTGCTGTTTTAGAAGTAAAGACTTCCACTTTTGTATTAAGGTTTCCAGTGTTAGAGGCTACATTCATAATAGATGCTGACAGCAACGCACTGCTTTTAAACAATGAAAAGTGTGTCTGAGTTTTAAGTGTGTTATTAACGGTAATAAAAACATGTAAAGCTGCTTAGTGTTTGTCCTTCAAAGCCATTTAAGACtcacaaaaggaataaaaatacattaataaaaatcATGCATGAAAACATTCATTTGTTTGGGTAAAAATAGTTACCATGGTTTTGTTTATTATGGTAATGTTagatacatatacagtacatttactggccactttattaagcACATTATTTCTTGTACTGggtgtacttaaccctttcatggatgaattcttacaaccttaatcaagattttttttttttttttttcctgagtgcttttattcttctttagacatgaaaaaaaacaaaaaaacaatgcggttgaaaaattttttatgaacctatttttcatggagttccaaaaatgttcactcagcttgacaccatgcatttaatttttgaagcaaagaaacatgtatttactgatatattgtgtgaaaactatgatataaaaacatttttaatgctgctaatctgctgttttctcactttttaacatacaataatactagttattactcacttcatggagataatatgcaaaataataataataataaccttttaattgcagtttaataacaataacaagcaaacaacaataacaaacaactgatttacactcaaacatgttcctgcagatcaggtttatcttgaACAGCAAACTTACATTAATGGTATTAATatcagtgtttgagatgatgcataagcgtccactgtgttggctgatgtggaactaaaacaacaaaatccataaatatagaagagaacagctgtagaataactgtccactgtagcgaccgctatgcatgaaagggttaataaagtggccagtgatgGTATATTTTGCTGTAACCATCGGCATTAAGGTTCAGCGTACGTTCAGAGATGCCCCTCTACATACATAGAAGTTCATCTGCATAACCAGTGGTTatttcagattagattagataaaactttattgatcctttggacaGAGCCCTTGAGAAATTGAACATGTCCTGAGGGAAATGTTCAACCTCATCACAATCAAATCTGTTGATAAAAATGCAACAAATCTGAGTTTCTGTTACATTTCTATCAACTCAAACCAGTCTGTCTATTCTGCTCTTTCCTCATTTCCTCCCCAGAGAACTGCCATTCATCAGATATTGTCTCTATTTCAGACTATTCTCTGTAGAGATGATTATGTGTGAAAATCCCAGTAGATCAGCAGTTTGTGAAACTCTCAGACAAAAAACCATGCCGTGTTTAAAGTCATTTAAGTCACCATTTAAATCCCCAGAGTTACATGTCTAAATGTGAGTTGTTGTCAAGTGATTGACCTAGTCAATAtctgtacctaataaagtggccaataAGTTTAGAGTCAATATAGTGGTATTACTGATGTCATTTTCTTATCTGAAGGATAGTACTGCTTAATGGAAATCAAATTAagcttttaagaaaaataaggaaGTATCACCTTTCTGTTTTACTGTCTTGACATTGatttttaagtttaaaaaaaaatgtccttatGTCATGAGTTGTTGATTTAAGTATTTTATATGATCTTACAAAAATGTGTCCTGTTTAGTTGGTTTTCCATTTTGATGGTAGTGTATTTTACCATctatcacattcacacacacaacctCAGACTCATTAACCCAAAGTTTAGTGTGTTGCTCATCGACGGTTATATATGTCAAAGGAATTCCAGTTAGTGGACAGTCTGCTGttcctcctgagccacagctgttGTTGTTTTGATGTAACTTTTGTGTCTTCTGTAGTGGTCATGACCTACAGCGACTACAGCTGAAACTTAGCcaacagtgaccaaaagcatcactgatctaaaacgtttattAATTTTTGAACTACTCatcatatcaatacatttaaatatttcaggtaaactgcagtttttcatcttttcagctATATCTGAATTGACCAtttacccatttggacatttcagaggctccatagtgaacatgcaaATACTGTCATCCtctgcagcactgattcaccagtaaaaccaatgaagtttgataaatgacaaagGTTGTACACATGTTTTTTCGTTCAGTCAGTGATGTATCTTCCTGAAAATGTCagcttctcttcagttttctctgttttgatataatgaccttgaatttacactgaacttttatgaacacgtacatgatcagttaattaagtactggaaaatacatgattttcagtgaaaaatacaaaatgttggGGATGGTATTATAAATGGCTAAATGGTTGGTAATTgtggtgaaaaattcatttggaagtcaccacaaaaaatagatttaggtgtttagattagattagattagattagattagattaaacctggtcaaggcagcaacagaataaagtgcaagcaAAAATAtgcatgcataaataataataataataataataataataataataataataataataataataataataatagtaagtaaTACAACTCTAAAagctatttatatatttatataagaaGTAGAATTGCAATATATCAGACAATAGGGTTTAAAGTGGCAAATTTACAGGAACGTGGACTGTCCTGCAACTACAAtgttaactaaataaataaattacattgaAACccgtaaaataataaacaatgatCATGAATAGTCCCAGCATCCACTGACAGTCACCATCTGTGAAGCTGTTTGTGTAAAGAATCATCACCAAATGCAGAACAAAGGCCTCAGATTTTCCTGCTCCATGTTTTGACTAATGTCAGTAATTGTCTCAGCTGATAAGGAGTTGGCTTTAGGTTTGCTGTTGCCTCTCAGGGCGTTCTTTGATTTGCTGTCAGCCCATTAGATGATGCTTTCTTGTGATTGCCTCTGCACACAGCGTGTTTACTGACTGAAAGTTAGCATGGCGCTAGACAACTTGAACAGCTTCACTTATGTGTTGCTTTGATGTGCCATATACTCACAGTCAGGCGGGCGAGTCAACATGTTTTTCAACGCAGCACTTTTGACAGCACTTAGTCAACAGCCCCTCCAAAAGGGCTGGTCTCTGCTCAGCGTTCTCATCAGGGTGTAATGATGATGCTGTCGCCCGTGTGTCCATTCTGTTTATGAAGTCTGCATCtgtaggaaacaaaaaaaaaattcacacattGAGACATTCATCTCACTTTGAATGTCATTAAGTATCTGGGCTTGGCTCTGGTTTGTTCAGAAAGTAACTCTTATGTCGCACTATTACATAGCAAAGTACTTCACATAGcaaagaataaattaaaatttttattacaaagaaaaagaaatgtataAATAAGAGTGAATAAAGTAGCAATAATTAACCAAAGTCCTCCCAGATtaaattaacaataacatgtACAGTAGATTAGATATAATCATAGAATACAGTTATATATTTAAACTATTACAACAGTGTAACCCTGTCCTGTATGTGTCTgatctgtactgtctgacattttgttgtaaatatcTATATAGTCTGtaaagtatttattattattattattattattattattattattattattattattattattattattattattatattgttttttgcTGTATGCATGcatactttttcttgcactttattgtgttgctgccttgaccagtgaatttcttTGTTGTGGGATGAatgaagtctaatctaatctaatctaatctaatctaatctaatctaatctaatctaatctaatctaatctattaaaaatacaataattgtTCAAGAATTACACacaaagatatttttgcttatttacttataatgtataTTTCATTAATTACCattttgataatatattgtctagtacatattgcacaaattgctgttctaatatatatatatatatatatatatgtatatatatgtatatatatatatatatatatgttcagagctatgtttgtttatttagagctttatgtatgtatgtatgtatgtacataagT
It encodes:
- the LOC115420387 gene encoding forkhead box protein P2-like, translated to MPESPLSPTAARQTPASSLLSHTDNSAGERVANGDSCSGVNGENWQSLHHKQVFLAMMAPQQMQQLLSPNQLQALIHQKQQALLLQQQHLKEFYKKQQQQIHLQLLKQYPGKKIKEPSAQQFVYQQLLQLQQHQQLLQVQRPVLSSPAVSPAGFSPAEIQQIWKELINGITEDKATIKGSKDSAAVNIVSPKVTGKQTSDQQSLSPGRAESVVKVDRDATHLLYSHGLCNWPGCDSVCENFSQFIKHIDTEHTLDDRSTAQCRVQKQVVQQLELQLCKERERLRAMMAHLHLPSLEAQTLPSQRNLQSPQSDTAADPRSLQLSSVASTPNFTSVSPSDSPQMSPHPLGSGGAPSQGCEEEPATHMSCAGAVRRRHHHLVYPLSSENEYELYKNTDIRPPFTYATLIRQAIMEASDMQLTLNEIYNWFTRTFAYFRRNAATWKNAVRHNLSLHKCFVRVENVKGAVWTVDEVEYQRRRSQKITGSPSLMKTVSSNLSFGPTLNTSLQTALAEASLPGFKTGCLGRNSSQTQEDRPADGPDPTPQVHHFHLLKNKALNPNDQESLMSNGKPQQKTTENDEELFDLE